One part of the Streptomyces ferrugineus genome encodes these proteins:
- a CDS encoding SDR family oxidoreductase — protein sequence MRLLMLGGTEFAGRAVVEAALGRGWEVTVFHRGRHEPPAGVRSLHGDRTAPDGLAALADGEWDAVVDTWSAAPRAVRDSARLLRGRAGRYVYVSSCSVYAWAPPAGYAEDAPLVEGAEAGAEESEYARDKLGGELGAVEGFGADRSVLVRAGLILGPYENVGRLPWWLGRIARGGPVLAPGPRDLPLQYVDVRDLAEWALGAVERELSGPYNLISPRGHTTMGELLDACVAVTGSGAELCWTGPEVILDAGIEPWTQLPVWVPPGSEGHAALHGADVSRAVAAGLRCRPVAETVADTWQWLRDMGGTAPRRPDRPAVGLAPEAEAKVLAATGRGVPGTTP from the coding sequence ATGAGGCTGTTGATGCTGGGTGGTACGGAGTTCGCGGGGCGGGCCGTCGTGGAGGCGGCGCTCGGGCGGGGCTGGGAGGTGACCGTCTTCCACCGGGGGCGGCACGAGCCCCCGGCGGGGGTGCGGTCGCTGCACGGTGACCGCACCGCGCCCGACGGGCTCGCCGCCCTCGCGGACGGTGAGTGGGACGCCGTCGTCGACACCTGGTCGGCGGCGCCCCGTGCCGTACGGGACTCGGCGCGGCTGCTGCGGGGCCGCGCCGGGCGGTATGTGTACGTGTCGAGCTGCTCGGTGTACGCGTGGGCGCCGCCCGCCGGGTACGCCGAGGACGCGCCGCTGGTCGAGGGCGCCGAGGCCGGTGCCGAGGAGAGCGAGTACGCGCGGGACAAGCTGGGCGGGGAGCTGGGCGCCGTCGAGGGCTTCGGGGCCGACCGTTCCGTGCTCGTGCGGGCCGGGCTGATCCTCGGGCCGTACGAGAACGTCGGACGGCTGCCGTGGTGGCTCGGCCGGATCGCGCGCGGCGGGCCCGTCCTCGCGCCCGGGCCGCGAGACCTCCCCTTGCAGTACGTCGATGTCCGCGATCTCGCGGAGTGGGCGCTGGGCGCCGTGGAACGGGAGTTGAGCGGGCCGTACAACCTCATCAGCCCGCGGGGGCACACCACGATGGGTGAGCTGCTCGACGCGTGCGTGGCCGTGACCGGCTCGGGCGCCGAGCTGTGCTGGACCGGACCCGAGGTGATCCTGGACGCGGGCATCGAGCCGTGGACCCAGCTTCCGGTGTGGGTGCCGCCGGGCAGCGAGGGGCACGCGGCGCTGCACGGTGCGGACGTCTCCCGGGCCGTCGCGGCGGGGCTGCGCTGCCGTCCCGTCGCCGAGACCGTGGCCGACACCTGGCAATGGCTGCGCGACATGGGCGGAACCGCACCCCGGCGGCCGGACCGGCCGGCGGTGGGCCTCGCTCCCGAGGCGGAGGCGAAGGTGCTCGCGGCGACCGGGCGGGGTGTACCTGGCACCACCCCCTGA
- a CDS encoding winged helix-turn-helix domain-containing protein, whose product MATTPPVIDVADLMPPGATWLPAPQHSLPTLPGQPPMVGYLVLVPADRQPPVPQAGGDPLVAVDTVRRTASVDGRELDLTYLEFELLAHLVANPHRVHTRDQLVTTVWGYGHVGDGRTVDVHVARLRRKLGAEHRDAIRTVRRVGYKYAPPAGR is encoded by the coding sequence CCTCATGCCGCCGGGCGCCACCTGGCTGCCCGCTCCCCAGCACTCCCTGCCCACCCTGCCGGGACAGCCGCCGATGGTCGGCTACCTGGTGCTCGTCCCGGCCGACCGGCAGCCGCCGGTCCCGCAGGCCGGCGGCGACCCTCTCGTCGCCGTCGACACCGTGCGGCGTACCGCCTCGGTCGACGGGCGTGAACTCGACCTGACCTACCTGGAGTTCGAGCTGCTCGCCCATCTGGTGGCCAACCCGCACCGGGTGCACACGCGCGATCAGCTGGTCACCACCGTGTGGGGCTACGGGCATGTGGGCGACGGCCGTACCGTCGACGTCCATGTCGCCCGGCTGCGCCGCAAGCTGGGCGCCGAGCACCGGGACGCCATCCGGACCGTGCGCAGGGTGGGGTACAAGTACGCTCCGCCGGCCGGGCGCTGA